A window from Cydia pomonella isolate Wapato2018A chromosome 8, ilCydPomo1, whole genome shotgun sequence encodes these proteins:
- the LOC133520422 gene encoding uncharacterized protein LOC133520422 has protein sequence MGVTTHVRQKADDARAVAQLERSAELIDGRWYVGLPWKDEHRPMPDSRPNALTRMKGIERKMGKNPGFAERYRERVNHLLENDYAMELINTEVTPKTYYLPHFGVDNPNKQKLRLVFDAASQVSGSSLNDYLLTGPDLLSSLLGIMLRFREHPIAVTGDIRDMFLRVKIHQDDQDALRFLWRNNPTENMKTYAMTSLIFGANCAPFVAQFVKNKNAQRFESSFPAAVDAIVNSHYMDDYIDSLPDEATAIEMVKNVSYIHRAGGLEIRNWTSNSVAVLNSVPKETLGTAAVRFKVGQQHESERTLGLIWYPADDILGFDLSLKRIPSDVLEGENRPTKRVMLRVIMSIFDVLGFLAPFTIQGRIMLQEAWRLQLDWEDYIPDQIYHKWRKWVDLLKVIKDIRIPRWYCTAARNAVRDSQSATARASEMQDCVDIVATAHTSPPATHAPTHSATKCYEGVAASTSATTASSSKYSYYNNLQMHFFSDASSQAMSAVGYWRWEDNGTIYVAFIASKSRVMPIKQLTIPKAELQAALLSARLANAIGKEHKLTSTRRYFWCDSSTVLHWILNKNRTYKAFEANRLGEIDDLTRVDEWRYIPTKLNVADLATRDSFDLALQSEWFKGPSFLYADESLWPKDIIPTCNEEETGECVAVVQVRDEPACIPVPDPQRFSSWLRLTRATAAVLKFIARCKGQAVEIDCAMMERAEILLLKHAQNESFGADLARIKAHGALHRASKLLKLSPILDEHELLRVGGRIDAASDVPLDVKRPVILDGRHQVARLIVRHYHVKAAHGSQEMVVNEIKQRYWVLRLRPTVKLVTSRCMLCRIMKSKPQVPRMGDLPEARIEHHHRPFFHCGLDLFGPMEVAVGRRREKRYGVLFTCLTVRAIHIELVASLTTDSLIMALRRMAARRGWPRHLYSDNGTNLRGADTELRRSMEALAMDVLKAEGVNNNMDWTFIPPASPHWGGAWERLIRSVKTALKVVLKERAPRDEVLTTLMAEVENMVNGRPLVHVSVDPADGESLTPNHFLLGSSSRLPLVGEFDDSDLNLRKLWRKAQRLADMFWQRWLREILPTLVPRTKWLEERKPLKVGDLVLVVDPNSPRNMWPKGLITQVIPGADGRIRLVEVRTATGTYRRSAARIAPIPVSLEC, from the coding sequence ATGGGCGTGACGACGCACGTGCGGCAAAAGGCCGACGACGCCCGCGCCGTCGCGCAGCTGGAGCGCTCCGCCGAGCTCATCGATGGGCGTTGGTACGTCGGCCTTCCGTGGAAGGACGAACACCGCCCCATGCCCGACTCCCGCCCAAACGCGCTTACCAGGATGAAGGGTATTGAGCGCAAAATGGGTAAGAATCCAGGTTTCGCCGAAAGGTACCGTGAAAGGGTCAATCATTTGTTAGAAAATGATTACGCTATGGAACTAATTAACACTGAGGTCACGCCGAAGACTTATTACTTACCTCATTTCGGCGTAGACAACCCCAATAAGCAAAAACTTCGTCTGGTCTTTGATGCTGCAAGTCAGGTAAGTGGTAGCTCCCTGAACGATTATTTGCTCACAGGACCTGACCTATTGTCATCACTTTTAGGTATAATGCTGCGCTTTCGGGAACATCCAATTGCAGTAACAGGTGACATTAGAGACATGTTCTTGAGAGTCAAGATCCATCAAGATGACCAGGACGCGCTGAGGTTTCTGTGGAGAAACAACCCCACAGAAAACATGAAGACGTACGCGATGACGTCACTTATTTTCGGCGCAAATTGTGCTCCATTTGTCGcgcaatttgtaaaaaataaaaacgcccAGCGATTTGAATCGTCATTTCCCGCCGCCGTCGATGCCATCGTCAACTCGCACTACATGGACGACTACATCGACAGCCTGCCCGACGAGGCGACAGCGATCGAAATGGTAAAAAATGTCAGTTATATCCACAGGGCGGGCGGCTTAGAAATAAGAAATTGGACGAGCAACAGCGTCGCAGTTTTAAACAGCGTGCCAAAGGAGACCTTAGGCACTGCTGCTGTAAGGTTCAAAGTCGGCCAGCAACATGAGAGCGAGCGTACCTTAGGTCTCATTTGGTACCCTGCTGATGACATATTGGGCTTCGATCTGTCATTAAAACGTATACCGAGCGACGTACTTGAAGGTGAGAATAGGCCTACGAAACGTGTAATGTTAAGAGTAATTATGTCAATATTTGATGTACTAGGTTTTTTAGCACCCTTCACGATTCAAGGCCGAATTATGCTTCAAGAGGCTTGGCGCTTACAGTTGGATTGGGAGGATTACATTCCAGACCAAATTTATCACAAGTGGCGAAAATGGGTCGACCTTTTGAAGGTAATTAAAGATATCCGTATACCTAGGTGGTACTGCACAGCCGCGCGCAATGCGGTAAGGGACAGCCAATCGGCTACAGCGCGTGCGAGCGAAATGCAAGATTGTGTGGATATCGTCGCAACGGCACATACCTCTCCCCCTGCGACCCACGCACCTACGCACAGTGCTACGAAATGCTACGAGGGCGTAGCGGCATCTACATCTGCTACGACCGCATCGAGTAGTAAGtactcatattataataatttacaaatgcatttttttagCGATGCATCTTCTCAGGCGATGTCAGCTGTGGGCTATTGGCGCTGGGAGGATAACGGCACTATTTATGTTGCATTTATTGCCAGCAAAAGCAGAGTTATGCCGATAAAACAGCTGACTATACCGAAGGCTGAGCTGCAAGCTGCATTGTTGTCTGCAAGACTAGCCAATGCAATTGGAAAGGAGCACAAACTGACGTCAACGAGGCGTTACTTCTGGTGTGACTCCTCAACTGTATTACATTGGATTCTCAACAAAAATCGTACGTATAAGGCCTTTGAAGCAAATCGCTTGGGGGAGATTGACGACCTTACCCGCGTTGACGAGTGGCGGTACATTCCTACGAAACTAAATGTTGCCGATTTAGCGACGCGGGACTCGTTTGATCTAGCCCTACAGAGCGAGTGGTTCAAAGGTCCTTCTTTTTTATACGCTGACGAAAGTCTATGGCCAAAGGATATAATACCGACCTGTAACGAGGAGGAGACAGGGGAATGCGTAGCAGTCGTCCAGGTGCGTGACGAACCTGCATGCATACCAGTGCCGGACCCACAGCGCTTCTCTTCGTGGCTTCGTCTCACCCGTGCCACGGCGGCAGTGCTAAAGTTCATCGCTAGGTGCAAAGGGCAGGCGGTCGAGATCGATTGCGCAATGATGGAGCGCGCTGAGATACTTTTACTAAAACACGCGCAAAACGAGTCTTTTGGGGCAGACTTAGCCAGAATTAAGGCGCACGGGGCTTTACATCGAGCAAgtaagttattaaaattatcaccCATTTTAGACGAACATGAACTACTTCGCGTGGGCGGGCGCATTGACGCCGCATCAGATGTGCCTCTGGACGTCAAGAGACCCGTGATCCTGGACGGCCGTCATCAGGTAGCACGCTTAATCGTCCGGCATTACCATGTGAAAGCGGCCCACGGAAGTCAGGAGATGGTGGTAAACGAAATAAAGCAAAGGTATTGGGTACTTAGACTTCGACCTACTGTAAAACTCGTGACGTCAAGGTGCATGTTGTGCAGGATAATGAAGAGCAAACCTCAGGTACCGCGCATGGGCGATTTACCAGAGGCCAGAATAGAACACCATCACCGACCCTTTTTTCACTGTGGGTTGGACCTTTTTGGGCCAATGGAGGTCGCGGTGGGTCGCCGCAGAGAGAAAAGATATGGTGTTCTATTCACATGCCTCACAGTGCGGGCGATTCATATCGAGCTGGTTGCCTCCCTTACAACCGACTCGCTTATCATGGCGTTGCGACGCatggcggcgcggcgcggctggCCGCGCCATCTGTACTCGGACAACGGTACTAATCTGAGGGGCGCCGACACAGAGTTGCGTCGGTCAATGGAGGCGCTAGCTATGGACGTTCTAAAAGCTGAGGGGGTTAATAACAACATGGATTGGACTTTTATTCCCCCCGCCAGCCCCCATTGGGGTGGGGCGTGGGAACGTTTAATACGTTCAGTAAAGACGGCTCTCAAAGTCGTTTTAAAAGAACGAGCACCAAGGGACGAAGTTTTGACCACATTAATGGCAGAAGTTGAGAACATGGTCAACGGTCGTCCATTGGTGCACGTGTCTGTCGATCCTGCTGACGGTGAGTCTCTTACTCCTAATCATTTCCTTTTAGGGTCATCATCGCGACTCCCTCTTGTAGGAGAGTTCGATGATTCTGATCTCAACTTGAGGAAACTATGGCGGAAGGCGCAGAGGCTCGCTGACATGTTCTGGCAGAGGTGGCTAAGAGAAATCTTACCCACCCTCGTGCCTAGGACAAAGTGGCTAGAGGAGCGGAAGCCGCTAAAAGTAGGGGACCTCGTTCTGGTGGTAGATCCCAACTCTCCCCGCAATATGTGGCCGAAGGGATTGATCACGCAGGTAATTCCTGGCGCAGACGGACGGATCCGTTTAGTGGAGGTGAGG